Part of the Phycisphaerales bacterium genome, CGTCGGCGTGGTCGACGCCGACACGGCCCTGGGCATCGCCGACTGGCGCTGCCAGGAGCGGACGTTCCAACTCGTCAGCCAGGTCGCCGGCCGCGCCGGCCGGGGCGACAAGCCCGGACGCGTCATCGTCCAGACGCTGAGCCCCGACCTGCCCAGCATCCAGGCGGCGGCGAGCCACGACTACGAGCGGTTCGCCACGGACGAGCTCGAGGTCAGGCACCAGGCCCACCTGCCACCCTTCACCAGAGCTGCCTGGATCGTCGCGCGAGACCGCCAGTACGCCAAGGCCGAGGCCCGGGCCTTCGAGATCGCCGGCCTGCTGGCCGAGGCCTTCGAGGACCGGGCCCGGATCGAGGGCCCCGCCCCGGCCCCGCTGGAGCGGGCCCACGACGAGTACCGCGTCGGCCTGGAGGTCTACGCCGCCAGCGCCGCCATCCTGCGGGACGGCCTGCTCAAGATCCGCGCCCAGCACGGCCTGGTCAGCGATGCCAACGTGGCCATCGACGTCGATCCGGTCAGCATCTGGTAGCGCCGGGCAATCCTGTCGGCGAAGTCTGAATCTCTTCCAGTCCGCGCGTCGATACTCTTCCCCGTGATCGTTTACTTCAACGGCCAGTTTCTCCCCGCGGCCGACGCCCATATCAGCGTCTTCGACCGCGGCTTCCTCTTCGGCGACGGCGTCTACGAGGGCGTCCGCGTCTTCGAGAACACCGTGATCTGCCCCGAGCGGCACGTCACTCGCATGGCCGCCGGCCTGGCCGAGGGCCGCGTGCACTGGGACCCGCGCGAACTGCCGGGCATCTGCCTGGAGCTCTGCCGCCGCAACGAGCTGGCCGACGCGTTCATGTACGTCCAGGTCACCCGCGGCACGCCCCCGCCCGGCGAGCCCGTGCGGGCCCGGACCATGACCACCCAGGGCGAGCCCACGGTCTTCGCCTTTTCCACGCCCCAGCCGGCCATGGACCACTACCAGAAGCCGCCGACCACCACGCTGGCCCTCGTCGAGGACCGCCGCTGGAGCCGCGGCCACCTCAAGAGCATCAGCCTGCTGGGCAACGTGCTGGCCGCCTACGACGCCCAGGCCCAGGGCGCCCAGGAAGTGGCCATGCACAAGGACGGCCTGCTCACCGAGGCCTGCGCGAGCAACATCATCGTCTCGGTCGACGGCGGGCTGGCGACGCCCTCACTCGATAGCGCCTCGATCCTCGAGGGCGCCACGCGGGCCCGCTGCCTCGCGCTCGATCCTGGCATCGTCGAGCGGCCCGTGGGCGTCGACGAGCTGTTGCGCGCCGACGAGGTCATGCTCGTGGGCACCACCAGCATCGTCACGAGCGCCCTCGAGATCGACGGCAAGCCCGTCGGCGACGGCACCCCCGGCCCCCGGGCCCAGCGCCTGCTCGACCTGGTGATGGACGATTGCCGGAGCCAGGTCGAAACCGCCCGACGGACCGCCAAAGAAGCCGTCGCGGTCGGCTGATGCCGTCGCTTGAGGGCAAGCGCGTCACCGTCATGGGCCTGGGCCGATTCGGCGGCGGGCTGGGCGTCGCGAAGTGGCTGCACGCCCAGGGCGCCAGCGTGCTGGTCACCGACATGGCCGATGCCGAAGCGCTCGCCGAACAGGTCGCCCAACTGCCCGAAGGCGTGCGCACGTGCCTCGGCGGCCACGACCAGCGCGACTTCACGAGTGCCGACCTCGTCGTCGCCAGCCCGGCCGTCGCCCGGCCCTGGGCGAATCCATACCTGAACGCCGCCACCAGCGCCGGCGTGCCCATCACCACCGAGATCGGCCTGGTGATCGACCGCCTGCCCGAACGCACGCGCGTCATCGGCGTCACCGGCACCGCCGGCAAGAGCACGACGAGCGCCATGATCGCACGGGCTCTGGAAGCGACGGGCCGACGCGTCCACCTCGGCGGCAACATCGGCGGCTCGCTCCTCGAAGCCAACATCCAACCCACAGACTTCATCGTCCTCGAGCTCTCCAGCTTCATGCTCCACTGGCTCGGTCAGCGCGGCTGGTCTCCGGGCACCGCCGTCCTGACCAACCTCTCGCCCAACCACCTCGACTGGCACGAGACCTTCGAGCACTACGAGGCCGCCAAGCGCGCCATCGCCGAGCAGCAGCGGCCGGGTGACCTGCTGCTGTGCGATCGCTGGCCCGAACTGGCGACCGCCACGCGTGTGCGCCCCATCGATGACCTGCCCTCGCTCGCCCTGCCCGGCTCGCACAATCGCACCAACGCCGCCATGGCGCTCGCCGCCGCGACCGCCACCCTCGACCGCCACGGCATCGACTACGACCGCGCGGGCCTCGCCGACGCCATCGCCACGTTCCCGGGCCTGCCGCACCGCCTGCAGCTCGTCGCGAGCCACGCCGGCGTCTCGTTCTACAACGACAGCAAGTGCACGACGCCCGAGGCCACGGCGCTGGCCGTCGACGCGCTCGCCGACCGCACGCCGCGCGAGCGGATCCACCTCGTCGCCGGCGGCGCCGACAAGGGCGTCGATCTCGCGCCCATCGCCGACCTCACGCGCACGCTCGGCTCGCTCCATACCATCGGGGCGACCGGCCCGAGCATCCGCGACCGAGCGGCCGGCGGAAGGGTGACCCACGATGGCACGCTCGAGCGGGCATTCGAGGCGGCGGTGGGGCGGTGCGAGCCGGGCCACGCCGTGCTGCTCAGCCCCGGCTGTGCGTCGTGGGACCAGTTCACCAACTACGAGGCCCGCGGCGCGGCGTTCGTCGATCTGGTGCATCGCTGGATCGCTGCTGATGCTCAGCGCGTGCAGCCCACCCAAGCCGACTGATCCCACGCCGCCCACGCCCGTGTCCGAGCCCGCTCCGGTTCGAACCGAAGTCCCGCCGCCGAAGACCGAGCCGGCCGAGACGATCACGCTCGCCGAGGGGCTGCGGCTCAACCGCGGCGAGCGATGGATCGAGCTCGACGGCTTCGTGCCCATCGATGTGCGCGAGCGGGACCGCACCGGCTACACGCTCGTCCGCTACCTCGAGTGCATCGCCGTCACGCCCACCAGCGGCAAGGACCACGAGGCCCTCATCGTCACCAGCGTCCGCCCCAGCACGATCCACGCCGCCCTCGTCACGCTGGCCCTGGAGCCCGGCGCCCCAGGCAGCGTCTCGTGGGACGGCACGCGCGCCATCATGAACCCTGCCACCGGCGCTCCGGTGCGCGTGACCTACCGCGAGCGCGACGAGCCGCCTCCCGGCGCGCCAATCACCGACTACATCGTCCACGCCGACACGGGCGAATCGTTTGATGCGAAAGCTAACTGGGTATTCGCCGGCTCACTCTTCGAAGGGGACCGCTACGTGGCCGACGCCGAGGGCCTCGTTGTCGGCTTCCACACGTTCGGGAGCGAACTAGTTGCCCTGCGGAGAGCCATGAGCCCCGACTCATTCATCGAAGAACCGCGATGGATCGCTCACCCCGAGCGTACCCCCGAGTTCGGAGATCTCGTGACGATCCGGATCACCGCAGAAGCTTCGCCCGGCTAGGGCCGAACGCGGATAGAGATTTCGCGGGTTGCTTCCTCGCCCGGATCTCGCACGAGCACGGTCATGCGTCGGCCCAGCGAAACGCGCGAGGCGGCCATGGCATCGAGGAACTCGGTGTAGCTATCGATGGTCGTGCCATCGATCTCCACGATCTGCTGGTTTCGCTCGAGTCCAGCCCGCTGAGCGGGCGAGTCGTCCGCGGTCCGCTGCACGTACACGAGCCCCTGGTTGTCCAGGCGGATGTCCAGGCCCAGCACCTCGTCGAGCATCAGCTGCACCGGTCGGCCGATGGCGTTGATCGAGTCGAGCTCGTCGAGTACGACGGTCGCGTCGATGGGGAGGCCATCGCGCCACACCCGTACCGACACTTCCTTGCCCGGCCGCATGGTGTTCACAACGGCGCGCAAGATGTCGGGGGTCGGCACCGGGTGACCGCCGATGCTCTCGATCACGTCGTTGTCCTGGATGCCGGCTCGTTCGGCCGGCCCGCCGCTGGTCACCTGGCCCACGACGACGCCGATCCCGCGGGAGACGCCGGCGTCGACGATCTCTCGCTGCCCGCGGAATCCTCCGCCGAACGCGATGCCGAGCCGGCCCCGAGCCACTTCACCGGTCTCGATGAGCTGATCGGCAATCGACTCGATCGTCGATAGCGGGATCGCAAAGCTGATGCCCGCGCTCTGCCCCTCGCTCGGGTTCGCGAGCGAGTCGCCCGAACGCCCCGTCGCGATGGCCACGTTCATGCCGATCACGCGCCCACGCACGTCGATGAGGGGGCCGCCCGAGTTGCCCGGGTTCACCGCCGCGTCGGTCTGGATGAAGTTCGTGAACGCGCTGCCAGCGGCACCGGTGTTGGGATCGCGGCCGAGACCACTGACGATGCCTTCGCTCATCGAGAACTTGAAGTTGAACGGCGAGCCGAACGCGAACACGCGGTCGCCCTGCTGGGGCATCTCGCCCGTTGCGCGGGGCAATGCCACCAAGCCCGTCGGATCTTCGGCCTTGAGCACCGCAATGTCGGTGAAGACGTCCACACCGACGACGTCGGCATCCATCGTGCGGCCCGTGTAGAGCTGGACGCGGACGACGTCCGAGCCGCCAACGACGTGCGCGTTGGTCAGGATGTGGCCCTCATCGTCGTACACCCAGCCCGAGCCCGCGGCCCCGGACCGGAACCGGGTGGCCGACATCAGGTGCACCACGCCGGGCTCGACCGATCGGGCGATCGCCCGCGTCGCGCGGTTGATGCGCTCGAGGATGTCGTCCTCGCCCAGGACCTGCCGCGCGAGCGTCACCTGCGCCTCGGCCTGCTTGGCCTCGGTCCGCTGCATGATCTCGGGCGCCGCCAGCAGCGCTGCGAGCGCCGTCAGTAGCACCACCGCGGCGGGGCCAAGGGTGATGAATCGTCGCATAGGTTGCCTCCCAACCGTCCGGGAACACGCCATCAGCGGCTGCCGACGCGTGAACCACCAAGATGCCGCCCGGGCCGGAGCCCGGCAGCGCCGGCCTCAGCCGTCACGCATGCCGAACGTCTTTCCGCCGAAGTTTCTTTCGGCTACCCGACGCACCCATTGCATAGCCGCTTCGCGGATGACTGGCCCGAGGTTCGCCACCGGCTGGGCCAAGCCCGGAGTTTTCTCAAGGAGACCCATAACGTCGTGCAGGACAACCACCTGCCCGTGGCAGCCCTGGCCCGCTCCGATGCCGATTACCGGCACCCTGGATCGTGCGACCATTTCGTCGGCAACCTCGTTGGGTACCGCCTCGACCAGCAGCATCGCCGCCCCCGCGTCCTCGAGCGCCTTTGCGTCGCGCAGCACGCGGTCGGCGTCCTCCCGGGTCCGGCCCTGGGCCTTGTAGCCGCTCGTGAGCGCCACGTGCTGGGGCTTGCTGCCCACGTGCGCGCACACCGGGATGCCAGCCGAGGCCATCCGCTTCACCAGCGGGGCAAACGTCTCGTCCGCTTCCAGCTTGACGACGTCGGCCTTGCCCTCGACGAGGAACCGCCCCGCGTTCTCGATCGCGGCGTCGGGGCTGGCCTGGTAGGTCATGAAGGGCATGTCGCCCATGACGACCGTGCCCGGCGCGCCGCGCTTGACGGCCGCCGTCAGTGCAAGCAAGACCTCGAACGGCATGTCGATCGTCCGCGGAAGTCCGAGAATGACCTCGGCCGCCGTATCGCCGACCAGCAGGAGATGGACGCCCGCCTGCTCGAGCAGCTGCGCCATCGACGCGTCGTAGCACGTCAGGCAGGCAAAGGGCTCGTCCTGCCTCGCCATGCGGCCAAGCGTGGCAAGCGTGACGGGCTTTCGCTGCGAAGCGCCCTCGATGATCGAACCCACCGTGCTCACGCGACCATCCTAGGGAGCCTCTCGACGGGGCTCGCCCATCCACGCCTGGGCGATGGGCATCCGCCGCCCGGGTCCGAACGCCACGGGGGTCATCTTCAGCGCCACCCCATACTGCCGCCGCTTGTACTCGTGGATCGCGATCAGCCGGCACATGCGCCGCACCGTGCCCTCGTCGCATCCGGTCTCCGCCGCGATCTCGGCAACGCCCAGCCGCTGCTCGACGCGCATCACCACGATCTCGTCCAGCAGGTCGTACGGCGGGAGCGTGTCGTCGTCGCGCTGGTCGGGCGCCAGTTCGGCGCTCGGCGGCTTGCTGATCGTGCTCTCAGGAATCGGCGGCCGATCGAATCCGAACGCGTCCGGCTTGGCGTTCATCGCGCGCGCAAGCTCATACACGCGCATCTTCGGCAGGTCGGCCAGCGGCGCGATCGCGCCGTTCATGTCGCCGTAGAGCGTGCAGTAACCCACGGCAAGCTCCGTCTTGTTCCCGGTGGTCACGACGAGCGCGTTCAGACGATTGCTCAGCGTCATGATCGACGTGCCGCGGATCCGGCTCTGAAGGTTCTGTTCTGTCACGTCGGGCTGGGCCGCACCCAGCGCTGGCTCGCCCAGGCGCTCGAACACGCCGTCGACGGCCGAGCGGAAGCCCTCCATCGGCGCGGCGATCGGCAGCTCCACGAGCTCCACGCCCAAGTTCGCCGCCAGCGCCTTGGCGTCGGCGAGCGCATGGTCCGACGAGTACGGCCCGGGCATCGCGACCCCGAGCACGTTGTCGGGCCCGAGCGCCCGGACGGACACGGCGCACGCGACGGCCGAATCGATGCCGCCGCTCAGCCCAATGAGCACGCGCCCGAAGCCGGTCTTGCGGACGTAGTCGCGCACGCCCACGGCTAGCGCCTCGCCCAGCGCAACGTCCCGACCCGCCTCAATCATCGAATCGTGCGCCTCGGGAGCGCCCTCGGAGAGCTCGACGATCGTCGGTCCATTGCCCATCCGCGGACCGGCCGCCCGGAGCGTGCCGGTTGGGTCGAACGCGATCGCGTGCCCGTCGAAGATCAGGTCGTCGTTGGCGCCCGACTGGTTCACGCCCAGCACCCACAGGCCGTGCCGCTTCGCGTGCTCGCCGACCAGCGCGAGGTGCCGCTCGTGCTTGCCCTCAACGAACGGGCTGGCCGACGGCGCGACGATCACGCTCGCCCCTGCCGCGGCGAGGGCCGCCACCGGGTCGGCCTTGTCCTGGTACCGCCAGTGCTGGCCGGCGTCGTCGCCCATCCACAGGTCTTCGCAGATCGCAAGCCCCACACGCTCGCCACCAACCTCAACGACGCAGGTCGCGTCGCCCGCCACGAAGTAGCGGTCCTCGTCGAACACGTCGTATGTTGGCAGCAAACGCTTGGCGTACGTGGCCGCGAGCTTGCCTTCTTGGAACACCAGCAGCCCGTTGCGCACGCCCTGGCCGATATGGATCGGGCACCCGACGACGATGGTCGGCCCCGAGGCGCTCAGCGACGCCAGCGACATCGCCCGCTCGTAGCACGCCGCGACGAATCCACGCTCGTACAGTAAGTCTCGCGGCGGATACCCGCACACCGCCAGCTCGGGCAGCACCACCAGATCAACATCGCCCGATGTACGCACGGCCCGCTCGATCAGCGCGGCGTTGCCCGGAAGGTCGCCGATCGTCGGGTTAACGGGGGCCAGGGCGACGCGCATCTGCCGAGGCTACGCCCCCCGTGGGGTGGTCGTGCGGCCCAATCGGGCTCTCAGCACCCGATCGAGCCGCAGCCAGGCGATGGCCAGCCCCGCGCCGGCGATGACGACGACGAGCTCGGCCCCGGCCGTCAGCAACGCAATGGGCGCGAAGCCCCGCGCGTCGAGCCCCAGCAGCTCGGCCGTGCCCATCGCCGCGCCCTCTCGGAAGCCCAGCATGCCCACGGGCGAGAGCGCCCCGGCCAGGAAGTGCCCGCCCGAGATGAGCAGCCCGTCGGTGGGGGAGACGTCGGCGCCCACCAGCTCACCGGCCACGACCCATCGCCACGCCTGCGCGGCGAAATCGACGCCGCGCATCAAGACGACCACCGCGATCCACCGTCCGCTCGCAAGCATGTCCAGTCCCATGTGCAGCTCGCGGATGACCTGCGTGCGTGCGAGCTTCAGGGCGCGCCTGCCGCCGACGCGGCCGATGAGCCGGGCCAGCCGGCGGTGCCCGCGCTTGCCGCTCAGCCGCTTGGCAACGAACACGGTGACAACCGACAGCACGACCATCAGCGCCAAGGCCAGCGGCACCGTCCACGCACCCAGTACGCCGCGCAGCAGGCCGGCCGCGATGAGCGACGCGCTCACGAGCAGCAGCGTCGCCGTCACCGCGCCAAACCATCCGAAGATCATCGCCATCGGTACCTTGTCGCGGTGATTGTGGATCGCGATGCGCGCCAGCAGTCCAATCTTGAACGGCAGGTTCGCCAGGAACGTTGCGAGCGCGTTCGTGGCGATGACGTCCAGCGGCGCGATCCGACGGACCGGCCGGAGCGCCGCCCAGAAGATCAATCCGTTGGCGACCACGCCCACGACGCTCAGGCCGATGAGCGACGCCAGTGCGCCCGGCGGTGCGTCGGCCAGTTGCTTGAGAGATTCGCGATTCTCCTCGCTCAGCGCCAGCCGCACGCACCAGCCCAGCAGCGCAATGCCGATGAGGAAGCCCGCCACCTGCAACGCGATCCGGGTCCCGGACCTCGGGGGCAAGGCTGACTCTTGCGATTGCTGTGCGTCGTCATCCATGCGCGGCGGGCGTTACGGCGGACCGAGGTCGATCAGGATACGCCCCAGCGGCCCGGGGCCGGGCCAGTAGCCCGAAGGCGTCCCCCGCGAGGCAAGCTCGCCGACGGCGCGGGGGGTGAGCACCGGATCGAGCCAGCCCGAGTCGCGCAGCCGGCTCAGCTCCATCTCGTCGATGACGAGCCAACGGACGTCGGCGTCCTTCAGCGCCCGCGCCTGCGCCGCCGGATCGTCGGGGTGGTCTCGCACGACCCGTACGAGCAGCCCCGCGTCCCACGTCGTCGCGTACGCGGGATCGCCCAGGTAGTAGAGCGGCGCGCCGTCTCCGATCAGCAGCACCCGGCCCGAGCCCTCGGGCAGGCGGAAGTTCACCACGCCGTGGGGCGAGGCCTCGGGCTCGAGCTCGCCCGTGAACCACGCCGGCCCGGGCGCGATGAAGATGCCCGGCTGCCCCTGGCCTTCCTTCGAGTACGACCACGCCAGCCAGCCCGACTGCACGACCGCGAAGGCCACGGCCGCCCACAACCCCGCCCTCCCGAACCGCGCGAGCACGACCGCGACGAGCGGCCCGCCCGCCAGCACGATCGGCACGAGGAACCGGCTCTGGATGTGCGTCAGCGCTAGCCACGCGAGCAACTGCAAGCCCAGCCCGACCGCGAGCGCGAAGACCACCCGGTGCCGGCGCACGAACGGCGCGATGACCGCAGCGAGCACGCACGCCGCGGCGAACACGCCCCAGTGCGGATGCAAGAGTCCGCGCATCGACGACCCGCCGGGGAATGGTCCGTTCGGATCGGGCAGGAACATCAACTTCACGCGATCAACCATCGTGCCGTCGAAGGCGTGCCCGCGGGCCCATCGAGAGTGCTGCTCGGCGGTCCAGTGGCCTTCGCCCAGCACGCCAGCGAGCTGCGGGAACACCGGGTTGCCCGTCGCGATTCCGTTCCGCACGAGCCAGGGCAGCAGCGTCGCGATGCCCACGAGCACGCCGAGCCCGCCGCACTTCCACCACGCGCGCACGGGCGTGGTCACGACGAGTACCGCGCCGACGACCGGCCCGACCATGAACAATGCCGTGGGCTTGGCCGCGCAGGCCGATCCGACGAGAAAAGCCGCGAGCGCCCACCGGACCATGTTCGAGCCGGTCGAGAGCGTCGCCAGCAACGCTCCCGCTCCGAGGGCCAGCACCGCCGGCTCGTTGTACGCCAGGCTCCCCGTCACGACCATCCAAGGCGTCGCGAGCACGATGGCGGCCACGCACGTCGCGACGCCCGCGCGCGAGGCGTGATCCTGCGGGATGACCAGCCAGCAGGCGCGCCCGACGAGTACGACCGCCAGCAGCAGCACGACCGCGCTCAGGCACTGGAAGGCCATGAGCCCCACGCCCGAGCCCGCCGCCGGGTGCTCGCCCGCGATGGCCGCGAGGTGGTAGAACGCCGCCTCCACGTATCCCGGCAGGTGCGAGTACACGTTGTGCTCGAGCGGCCCCAGCCGGCCGCCGGCCAGCCACTCGGCCGGGAGCTGGGCGTGGTAGCTCCGCGTGTCGTAGCCCAGCCCCTCGGTGGCCCACAGCCACCCGGGCGGGCTGGCCGACGCCACCACCAGCACCGCGACGCCCGGCACGAGCGCCAGCGCCGCAGGATGCACGCTCGCGCCGTCGTCGCCGCGGCGCTTCAGTAGGTCGGCGGCCAGCAGCACCAACCCCAGCACCACCGGCCCGCCCGCGACGAACCGCCGCCCGCCTGCCCCGAACAGCTCGAACGCCCCGAGCATGCCCATCGCATGGCTGATCGCCAGCAAGATGCCCAGCCCGACCGCCGGCGCGAGCCAGGCCGCCGCCGTCCGGTCTTCCATCCATCGCAACGCCAGGGAGCCCCATCCCCACGCCCCCGCCAGGTACGCCCCGGCCAGCACGCCCGCCGTGGCCCACACGCTCGCGACGGCGACGATCGTCGCCGGCCACGACACCACGCCGATCGCCGAAACGCTCGCGACGGCCACAAGCAGCGCCACCACGAGCAGCCCCGCCAGCTGCTTCGAGCTCACCGCCCGTCCTCGGGTACGACGAAGCCCATGCGGGCCGCCGTCCGCAGCGCGTCGCCGTCCTGCACCAGCCACTGCACGAATTCCGCGCCGGCATCGGTAAACCACGCGGCGTGGTGGACCGTTGCGTCGCCGCGCGGCTGGTCGAGGTAGCCCACAATGCGCACGCGGCTCGCGTCGGCGTCGCTGCCGAAGACCACGCCGAACGACTGCTCGGGCGGCGATCGCTTCGCGAAGTACGAGACGCGCTCGACGATCATCTCGCCGCCATCGAAGTTGCCCGAAGCCAGCGCGACCTCGCCCCACAGGCCGCTCTCGCGCAGCGACGCCCGCGTCCAGCGGCCCAGGGCCGTCCGCTCGAGGGCCACGTGCACCGGGGCCCGCCCCTGGGCCAGTTCGCGGCGATCGAGGGTCGAGCCCTTGGCCACCACGACCGCCAGGGTGTTGCCGAGCCAGGGTCCCTCGCCCATGGGCGTCCGCGTCAGGTCGGCGACCTGGTGCACGCTCTCGCTCAGGTAGGCGTCGGCCTCGGCCCCGCGGTCGAGCCGCATGGCCAGCCAGTCGGCTTGGTCCATTCGGGCCGTTCGAGCTCCCTCATAGAGCAAGAGATCGACGCCGGGCCTCGCGCCCTCATACAGCGGCTCGAGCCGCCGCGCCAACGGGGCGAGCACCGGGTCGACGGCGACGCTCACGGCGACCAGTCCGCGGCCCGGCGTCGACTCGACCCGGCCCGAGGCGTCGGGCCAGCGGCTCACCGTCTCGGGCTTCATCGCGCAGCCGCAGCCCATGAGAACGCAGAACCAGAGCCAGCCAGCGAAGAATCCTCGCACGGCCCATTCTTCGGGTTCTCGGCCCCCCGGGCTTTGTAATGGGCCCGGGGCCCTGAAACCCGGCGGCGGCCCCGCCCAACAATCGAGAGTCCTCCCCCGAAGCCCCCGCCCCGGCGAGACCACCGGAGCCGGTCCCGGAGCCGCCCCATGTACGCCGCAGCCTTCGCCATGAACATCGGAAAGACCGACGACAACCCGCCCGCGACCGACGGCAAGGAATACGTCGAGCCCATGGCTTCCGACGAAGACTGCCAGTGGGGGCTTTGGACGCACCTGGGTCCGCTGCTGGCGGCCGTCGTCACCACGGGTGCCATCGCGCCGCTGGCCATCGCCTGGGGGCTGTACGTGATGCACGTGCCGGGCAAGAACCGTCCGTTCGTGGCCGACCACGGGCGGGAGATGTTCAACTTCGCCCTGAGCTACACGCTCTATTGGACGGTGGGCACCATCGCGGTGGGCATCGTGACGTTCGGCGCGGGCCTGGTCGTGTTCATGCCCGCCCTGATCGTCCTGGGCCTCGTCGGCACGATCCAGGCCAGCATCGCCGGGGCGAAGGGTCGCTACTACCGCTACCCGATGTGCTTCCGGTTCATGAAGTCCGCCGAGGAGCGGGCCGCCGCCAGCGCGGCCTGACCCAGTTGGACGGGCTGGGCCCGGGGTGCGGCTAAACTCTGGCCGGCGTGCCCCTGCTCGAAGCGACCAACCTGCACAAGAGCTTCAACGGGCGCGAGGTCGTGCGCGGCGTCAGCTTTTCCGTCGGTCGGGCCGAGATCGTGGGCCTGCTGGGCCGAAATGGCGCGGGCAAGACCACCAGCTTCCGCATGACCATCGGCATGCTCGCCGCTGACGAGGGCAACGTGCACTTCGACGGCCAGGACGTGGCGCCCCTGCCCATGTACAAGCGGGCTCGCCTGGGCATGGGCTACCTCAGCCAGGAGCCCAGCGTCTTCCAGCGGCTCACGTGCGAGCAAAACCTGCTGGCCATCCTCGAGACGCTGTCGCTCTCTCGCAGCGAGCGCAAGCAAAAGGCCGCCGAGCTGCTCGACCGCTTCGGCCTGACCAAGAAGGCCAAGGAGAAGGCGCGGACCTGCTCGGGCGGCGAGCGTCGCAAGCTCGAGATCGCGCGGGCCCTGGTCACCAACCCACGGATCATCCTGCTCGACGAGCCCTTCAGCGGGGTCGACCCCATCGCCGTCGAAGACCTGCAGCAGGAGATCCGCATGCTGCGCGACGCGGGCATCGCGTGCCTCATCACCGACCACAACGTCCACCAGACGCTGAAGGTCTGCGACCGGGCGTACATCATCAATGACGGCAAGGTTTTCGCCGAGGGCGCCCCGGGCCCGCTCATCAAGAACGAGCTCGTCCGCCAGACCTACCTGGGCGGGCTGTTCCGCGGCGACGAGTTCGATACGCCCGACGCGCCGCCCTCGATCCGCCGGCGTCGCCGGCCGGGCGGCGGCACCTCGACGGAGCCAAGGCCGTGATCGCGCGCACGGCTGTGGTCATCGCACTGGCGTTCCTCGCCGGCTGCACCTCGCGCACGATCGTGGTGACCAGCGAGCCGCCCGGGGCCCTCGTTACGCTCAATGGCGTCGAGGTCGGGGCGACGCCGCTGGAGGTCGGCTTTCGCTACTACGGCCAGTACGACCTGCGCCTCCGCAAGGACGGCTACCAGCCGCTGAGCGCCGCGCCCTGGGCAAACGCGCCGTGGTACGAGTACCCGCCCATCGACTTCGTGCTGCTGCCCTTCCCGATCGAGACCCGGGTGAAGTGGCACTACGAGCTCGAGCCCGTGTCGGTCGAGCAGGACGCGGCCGGCGCGCTGATCGAGCGCGGCGAGCAGATGCGTCGGGCCGTCGAACCGGGCGCGTAGGCGTCAGTCGAGATGGAGCTGGCCGATCTCCGAGGGCCGCGTCGTCGCTGGCGCGTCGCCGTTCAGCCGCGCGGCCACCACGCGACCGATGTACAGCTCGTGATCGGCGTCCATGTCCACGTGCCGAACCACCTCGCAGTCGAAGGCAAGCGCGCTCGACTCAAGGATTGGCGCGCCGGTTTCCAGCGTCACCACCGAGAGCGCGTCGAACGGATCGTGGTACTCCTCGGCCGAGGGATAGCGCTCGAAGCGTCGCCGCATGATGCGGTCCTCGGGTGACACGCTCGAGATCGCGAAGGTCCTCGAGTCGCGGATGAGCGGCTCGATGCGGTGGCCGCGACGCACGGGCACGCAGACGAGCAGCGGCTCGGTCGCGCACAGGTGCACGCCAAGGGCGAGGATGCCGGCCCGATCGCCGTCGTGGCGGGCCAAGAGCAAGTAGAGGCCGGTCGGCAGTCGGTCACAGGCTTCGGCGATGAGCCGCTGCCGAGCGGGATCGAAATTCGTCTCGGTCACGCGATCTCCCGGAGTTGGGGGTCGGGCCCGAGTGTACGGATATCGGGCCGTTGCGGA contains:
- a CDS encoding NAD+ synthase yields the protein MRVALAPVNPTIGDLPGNAALIERAVRTSGDVDLVVLPELAVCGYPPRDLLYERGFVAACYERAMSLASLSASGPTIVVGCPIHIGQGVRNGLLVFQEGKLAATYAKRLLPTYDVFDEDRYFVAGDATCVVEVGGERVGLAICEDLWMGDDAGQHWRYQDKADPVAALAAAGASVIVAPSASPFVEGKHERHLALVGEHAKRHGLWVLGVNQSGANDDLIFDGHAIAFDPTGTLRAAGPRMGNGPTIVELSEGAPEAHDSMIEAGRDVALGEALAVGVRDYVRKTGFGRVLIGLSGGIDSAVACAVSVRALGPDNVLGVAMPGPYSSDHALADAKALAANLGVELVELPIAAPMEGFRSAVDGVFERLGEPALGAAQPDVTEQNLQSRIRGTSIMTLSNRLNALVVTTGNKTELAVGYCTLYGDMNGAIAPLADLPKMRVYELARAMNAKPDAFGFDRPPIPESTISKPPSAELAPDQRDDDTLPPYDLLDEIVVMRVEQRLGVAEIAAETGCDEGTVRRMCRLIAIHEYKRRQYGVALKMTPVAFGPGRRMPIAQAWMGEPRREAP
- a CDS encoding lysylphosphatidylglycerol synthase domain-containing protein, with the translated sequence MDDDAQQSQESALPPRSGTRIALQVAGFLIGIALLGWCVRLALSEENRESLKQLADAPPGALASLIGLSVVGVVANGLIFWAALRPVRRIAPLDVIATNALATFLANLPFKIGLLARIAIHNHRDKVPMAMIFGWFGAVTATLLLVSASLIAAGLLRGVLGAWTVPLALALMVVLSVVTVFVAKRLSGKRGHRRLARLIGRVGGRRALKLARTQVIRELHMGLDMLASGRWIAVVVLMRGVDFAAQAWRWVVAGELVGADVSPTDGLLISGGHFLAGALSPVGMLGFREGAAMGTAELLGLDARGFAPIALLTAGAELVVVIAGAGLAIAWLRLDRVLRARLGRTTTPRGA
- a CDS encoding DUF4870 domain-containing protein, with the protein product MYAAAFAMNIGKTDDNPPATDGKEYVEPMASDEDCQWGLWTHLGPLLAAVVTTGAIAPLAIAWGLYVMHVPGKNRPFVADHGREMFNFALSYTLYWTVGTIAVGIVTFGAGLVVFMPALIVLGLVGTIQASIAGAKGRYYRYPMCFRFMKSAEERAAASAA
- a CDS encoding PEGA domain-containing protein, producing the protein MIARTAVVIALAFLAGCTSRTIVVTSEPPGALVTLNGVEVGATPLEVGFRYYGQYDLRLRKDGYQPLSAAPWANAPWYEYPPIDFVLLPFPIETRVKWHYELEPVSVEQDAAGALIERGEQMRRAVEPGA
- a CDS encoding flavin reductase family protein — its product is MTETNFDPARQRLIAEACDRLPTGLYLLLARHDGDRAGILALGVHLCATEPLLVCVPVRRGHRIEPLIRDSRTFAISSVSPEDRIMRRRFERYPSAEEYHDPFDALSVVTLETGAPILESSALAFDCEVVRHVDMDADHELYIGRVVAARLNGDAPATTRPSEIGQLHLD